One genomic segment of Sulfurimonas sp. includes these proteins:
- the rbfA gene encoding 30S ribosome-binding factor RbfA — MTEAQIKVKRTESVLLELIPEALGSLNDKRLHQLTVIDVKCSRGRSDAKVYIDPSSFSEEEKGEFLKLLKKARPIIEDFCMKDQGWFRPVKFTFEFDEQLKKAQSIEELFKKIAKE, encoded by the coding sequence GTGACGGAAGCCCAGATAAAAGTAAAGAGAACGGAGTCGGTTCTCTTAGAATTGATTCCCGAAGCTCTTGGCAGTTTAAATGATAAAAGATTGCATCAGTTAACCGTTATAGATGTCAAATGCTCACGCGGCAGAAGCGATGCTAAAGTTTATATCGATCCATCTTCATTTAGTGAAGAAGAGAAGGGTGAATTTTTAAAATTGCTAAAAAAAGCCAGACCGATTATAGAAGATTTTTGCATGAAAGATCAAGGTTGGTTTCGCCCTGTAAAATTTACATTTGAGTTTGATGAACAACTAAAAAAAGCTCAAAGTATTGAAGAGTTATTTAAAAAAATTGCTAAAGAGTAG
- a CDS encoding ribosome maturation factor — MSLEKDIELFAKSVGLELYDISVARDGDDTIYRVNVLSGTFEDGKRKGVSLDECVNLTRLISPLLDVKPPVSGDYRLEVGSAGIERKISSLRQFEMSVGERVALTVKPKDKIRGLLVKVVDSKIFLDVEGEEVVVDFSQIAKAKTYFEW, encoded by the coding sequence ATGAGTTTAGAAAAAGATATAGAACTGTTTGCCAAATCAGTAGGTTTGGAGCTTTACGATATTTCTGTAGCAAGAGACGGCGATGACACTATCTATAGGGTAAATGTGCTCTCAGGCACTTTTGAAGATGGAAAAAGAAAGGGTGTGAGTTTGGACGAGTGCGTTAATCTAACCCGTCTTATTTCGCCCCTTCTTGATGTTAAACCGCCTGTTTCCGGAGATTATAGACTTGAAGTCGGAAGTGCCGGAATAGAGAGAAAAATTAGCTCTTTAAGACAGTTTGAAATGTCAGTCGGAGAGAGAGTTGCTCTTACGGTAAAACCAAAAGATAAAATCAGGGGACTACTTGTTAAAGTTGTAGATTCGAAGATTTTTTTAGATGTTGAGGGCGAAGAGGTTGTAGTTGATTTTTCTCAAATTGCAAAAGCCAAAACATACTTTGAATGGTAA